The following are from one region of the Acidobacteriota bacterium genome:
- a CDS encoding carboxypeptidase regulatory-like domain-containing protein gives MRRRLGMVTSLIAVALLAVAPAVHAQATTGRISGIVRDSSGGVLPGVSVTVTETKTGFTRTEGTDAQGAFIFVSLPLGNYTVGAELQGFKKASKSGFVLSADGRLTADFNLEVGQFSETVQVTVGAETVNTVSGEVARNVDRAQVQDLALNGRNYLQLASLIPGAPVMQGNMNALDIMTGLGINMSINGSRGNANSLTVDGGFNMDSGSNNSQISNVGVDFIEEVSIKTASFSAEYGRNSGAAINVVTRSGSNTFKGSVYEYLRRDKFDANDWFANLKHVAKPSLKYDNYGFSLGGPVFKDKLFFFGGVEWKKIDRFTAPTFRTIPNSAMRNGDFSSLATSLKDPSTGLAFQGNIIPPNMITADGKAIASVYAAMALKASSYTDTPTTNNALFMDPNPFRFRQEMARLDFQPSGSHRLTGRLVLDHYDLIDPGGTFITSQLPTVPTERMRPGRNVQVNHYWTIGGNLVNEAKFNYSANGQIIPPVGDTWKRDTYGFQFAQVYTGGGRYENSIPDVNVTNFASFRGAAQSLISPTWDYSFSDKLTWIKGAHTVQGGVMVVRNGKDQNGRSGYAGVLTFQTNSNTITSGNAFADVLLGNFYNYNEAQLDPMGYFRFWQREAFVSDAWRVNKQLSVEFGVRYAWQMPTSTLGNNTTSFDPALYSAAQAVTMNTNGTIVAGTGNRYNGLTRPGAVPSDQVANVPNANSPAVATVPNAKYPGYYNTQNLFAPRFSFAYTPFGDKRTVVRGGAGLFYDRPEGNLYFALVNNPPFSLSSSYLMGNLSNIQAGTVPPITPWASMNALDPNMKIPRVWNYNIGVQRDLGLWGLFAEVTYVGAKGQQQIRQPDINYPTFTDIAANAVGAKYSIDYLRPYKGYTSILMRLSDASSTYNSLQVFLSKRRGDLNFSLNYTLSKAMDNGSGNGDNPDSGVAPLAYNYGPSDNDRRHVFVGTWTYRVPFFRNERNLLGYTLGGWEISGIARYQSGGPITITGTQVIGRRADYLGTDPYLAGAPVISAAGVVSYIDPVAFAVAPADRLGNSARGQVRGPSYYNWDISLRKQIPLKGTVKAQFQADFFNAFNMVQFQNPATNLSGSGFGLITAVQPPRNIQLGFRVTF, from the coding sequence ATGAGAAGGCGGCTGGGGATGGTAACGAGCCTGATCGCTGTGGCTCTGTTGGCGGTCGCGCCCGCAGTGCACGCGCAGGCGACAACGGGCCGGATCTCCGGAATTGTCAGAGACTCTTCCGGTGGCGTCCTGCCAGGCGTCTCGGTCACCGTGACCGAGACCAAGACTGGGTTCACGCGCACCGAGGGCACCGATGCGCAAGGCGCCTTCATCTTCGTCTCGTTGCCCCTGGGCAACTACACCGTTGGAGCCGAACTGCAGGGCTTCAAGAAGGCGTCGAAGTCGGGGTTCGTGCTCAGTGCTGACGGGCGCTTGACGGCGGACTTCAATCTCGAAGTGGGACAGTTCAGCGAAACGGTGCAGGTCACGGTTGGTGCTGAAACGGTCAACACCGTATCGGGAGAGGTCGCGCGCAATGTTGACCGGGCGCAGGTGCAGGATCTCGCGCTCAACGGCCGCAACTATCTGCAGTTGGCCAGTTTGATCCCGGGCGCGCCGGTGATGCAGGGCAACATGAACGCGCTCGACATCATGACCGGACTTGGCATCAACATGTCCATCAACGGGAGCCGGGGCAACGCCAACTCGCTGACCGTGGACGGCGGATTCAACATGGACTCTGGCAGCAATAACAGCCAGATCAGCAACGTCGGCGTCGACTTCATCGAAGAGGTCAGCATCAAGACGGCGAGCTTCTCGGCGGAGTACGGACGCAACTCCGGCGCGGCGATCAACGTGGTCACGCGGAGCGGATCCAACACGTTCAAGGGATCGGTCTACGAGTATCTCCGCCGCGACAAGTTCGACGCCAACGACTGGTTTGCGAACCTGAAGCACGTGGCGAAGCCATCGCTCAAGTACGACAACTACGGCTTCAGTCTTGGCGGCCCCGTCTTCAAGGACAAACTCTTCTTCTTCGGCGGCGTTGAGTGGAAGAAGATCGATCGCTTTACGGCGCCGACGTTCCGGACCATACCGAACAGTGCCATGCGAAACGGCGACTTCAGCTCTCTGGCGACGTCTCTCAAGGACCCGTCCACCGGGCTCGCGTTCCAAGGCAACATCATTCCACCGAACATGATCACGGCCGACGGCAAGGCGATTGCGAGCGTCTACGCGGCCATGGCGCTGAAAGCCTCGTCGTACACGGACACGCCGACGACCAACAACGCGCTGTTTATGGACCCGAATCCGTTCCGTTTCCGACAGGAGATGGCGCGGTTGGACTTCCAGCCGAGTGGGTCGCACCGGTTGACCGGTCGTCTGGTGCTCGACCACTACGATCTGATTGATCCGGGGGGGACCTTCATCACGTCCCAGCTGCCAACGGTGCCGACCGAGCGCATGCGCCCAGGCCGGAACGTCCAGGTCAATCACTACTGGACGATTGGTGGAAACCTGGTCAATGAAGCGAAATTCAATTACTCGGCCAACGGCCAGATCATTCCTCCGGTGGGCGATACGTGGAAGCGCGACACCTACGGCTTCCAGTTCGCGCAGGTGTACACGGGTGGCGGACGGTACGAGAACAGCATTCCGGACGTGAACGTGACGAACTTCGCCTCGTTCCGAGGTGCGGCGCAGTCGCTCATCTCGCCGACGTGGGACTACTCGTTCAGCGACAAACTGACGTGGATCAAGGGCGCGCACACCGTCCAGGGCGGCGTCATGGTGGTCCGTAATGGCAAGGATCAGAACGGCCGCTCCGGTTACGCGGGCGTCCTGACGTTCCAGACGAACAGCAACACGATCACCAGCGGCAACGCCTTCGCCGATGTGCTGTTGGGGAACTTCTACAACTACAACGAGGCTCAACTCGACCCGATGGGATACTTCCGGTTCTGGCAGCGCGAGGCGTTCGTGTCCGACGCGTGGCGCGTGAACAAGCAACTGAGCGTCGAATTTGGTGTTCGCTACGCGTGGCAGATGCCGACCTCCACGCTCGGGAACAACACGACCAGCTTCGACCCGGCCTTGTACAGCGCCGCTCAGGCGGTGACGATGAACACCAATGGGACCATCGTCGCGGGCACCGGCAATCGGTACAACGGCCTGACCAGGCCCGGCGCCGTGCCGAGCGATCAGGTTGCCAACGTGCCGAATGCCAACAGCCCGGCTGTGGCGACGGTTCCAAACGCGAAGTATCCAGGCTATTACAACACCCAGAATCTGTTCGCGCCGCGCTTCAGCTTTGCGTACACGCCGTTTGGCGATAAGCGCACCGTGGTCCGCGGCGGCGCGGGCCTCTTCTACGACCGGCCGGAAGGCAATCTGTACTTTGCGCTGGTCAACAACCCGCCGTTTTCCTTGAGTTCCTCGTACCTGATGGGTAACCTGTCGAACATCCAGGCCGGTACAGTGCCGCCCATTACACCGTGGGCCAGCATGAACGCGCTCGATCCGAACATGAAGATCCCGCGCGTCTGGAACTACAACATCGGCGTGCAGCGCGACCTGGGGTTGTGGGGCTTGTTCGCCGAGGTGACATACGTGGGCGCCAAGGGCCAGCAGCAGATTCGGCAGCCCGACATCAACTATCCGACCTTCACCGACATTGCGGCCAATGCGGTCGGGGCAAAGTACAGCATCGACTACCTGCGGCCCTATAAGGGCTACACGTCGATCCTGATGCGCTTGTCGGATGCGAGCTCGACGTACAACTCGCTGCAGGTGTTCCTCAGCAAGCGCCGAGGTGATCTGAACTTCTCGTTGAACTATACGCTGTCGAAGGCGATGGACAACGGGAGCGGCAACGGGGACAACCCTGATTCCGGCGTCGCCCCGCTCGCCTACAACTACGGGCCGAGCGACAACGATCGCCGGCACGTATTTGTCGGCACGTGGACATACCGGGTGCCGTTCTTCCGCAACGAGAGGAACCTCCTGGGCTATACGCTTGGCGGGTGGGAGATCTCCGGGATCGCTCGGTACCAGTCTGGCGGGCCGATCACCATCACCGGGACGCAGGTGATTGGCCGCCGGGCCGACTACCTCGGAACCGACCCGTACCTGGCGGGTGCGCCAGTGATTTCAGCTGCGGGCGTCGTGTCGTACATCGATCCGGTCGCGTTCGCGGTTGCCCCGGCTGATCGGCTGGGCAACTCGGCGCGAGGCCAGGTGCGGGGACCGTCGTACTACAACTGGGACATCTCTCTGCGTAAGCAGATCCCGCTCAAGGGAACGGTCAAGGCCCAGTTCCAGGCGGACTTCTTCAACGCGTTCAACATGGTTCAGTTCCAGAACCCGGCGACCAACCTGTCGGGGTCGGGATTCGGGTTGATCACCGCGGTGCAGCCGCCTCGCAATATTCAGCTCGGGTTCCGGGTGACGTTCTAG